Proteins from a single region of Bogoriella caseilytica:
- a CDS encoding citrate/2-methylcitrate synthase, with protein sequence MEARLTTAQAAEALGVRPSTVYAYVSRGVLGRVSEVVEGRRVSFFDRAEVLGLAAERARSRAGVVSTLIESDVTSLDPRGRLLLRGHDIGDLAGQGFEQAAALVWQDDSVPWPPVHPDWRRAAEQVAVAGAADPRDRLVLALTLAGAADEHREDLGREHVLTVARGAIQLAPAVVGVAGGDAPNRPTRGGVAPGAPVAEQPGRVAGELWRALAGRTAGPAEFAAIETALVVLMDHELAASTLAVRIAASTRADPWSCLLAGLAVLRGSRHGGAGIRAAVLLREWMERGGLVGPPAAGFGHAVYEQTDPRAELLLERVAALSPEGAAAVESLSTEVLRRHGAWPNVDLALAALTVAGGLDDRAPAVIFAVARMVGWTAHMLEEQPHGLRYRPRAVAGG encoded by the coding sequence GTGGAGGCACGATTGACGACAGCGCAGGCGGCCGAGGCGCTGGGGGTGCGACCGAGCACCGTCTACGCCTACGTCTCGCGCGGTGTGCTGGGGCGCGTCAGCGAGGTGGTCGAGGGTCGCCGCGTCTCCTTCTTCGACCGCGCGGAAGTGCTCGGCCTCGCCGCCGAGCGCGCCCGCTCCCGCGCGGGCGTGGTGAGCACCCTGATCGAGTCGGACGTCACCTCCCTCGATCCGCGGGGGCGGCTCCTCCTCCGAGGTCACGACATCGGGGACCTGGCCGGGCAGGGATTCGAGCAGGCCGCGGCCCTGGTCTGGCAGGACGACAGCGTGCCATGGCCCCCGGTGCACCCCGACTGGCGACGCGCTGCCGAGCAGGTGGCGGTCGCGGGGGCAGCTGATCCCCGTGACCGGCTCGTGCTGGCGCTGACGCTCGCCGGAGCAGCCGATGAGCACCGCGAGGATCTCGGACGGGAGCACGTCCTCACGGTGGCGCGTGGCGCCATCCAGCTCGCGCCCGCAGTGGTGGGGGTGGCGGGAGGGGATGCTCCGAATCGCCCGACGCGAGGTGGTGTGGCCCCGGGCGCTCCGGTGGCCGAGCAGCCCGGGAGAGTGGCCGGCGAGCTGTGGCGCGCGCTCGCGGGGCGGACGGCCGGGCCTGCTGAGTTCGCCGCGATCGAGACTGCGCTGGTGGTGCTGATGGATCATGAGCTGGCCGCGTCCACGCTGGCGGTGCGGATTGCCGCCAGCACCCGCGCCGACCCGTGGTCCTGCCTCCTGGCGGGGTTGGCGGTCCTGCGCGGCTCGCGCCATGGCGGCGCCGGGATCCGTGCGGCCGTGCTGCTGCGCGAGTGGATGGAGCGCGGCGGGCTGGTCGGACCGCCGGCCGCGGGGTTCGGCCATGCGGTCTACGAGCAGACCGACCCGCGAGCAGAGCTCCTTCTGGAGCGTGTGGCCGCTCTGTCGCCCGAGGGCGCGGCGGCCGTGGAAAGCCTGAGCACGGAAGTCCTGCGTCGCCATGGCGCCTGGCCGAATGTCGATCTCGCCCTTGCGGCCCTCACGGTGGCTGGCGGGCTGGATGATCGCGCCCCGGCGGTCATCTTTGCGGTGGCGCGCATGGTGGGCTGGACGGCACACATGCTGGAGGAACAGCCACACGGTCTGCGATACCGCCCGCGCGCCGTCGCCGGAGGCTGA